Within Anoplopoma fimbria isolate UVic2021 breed Golden Eagle Sablefish unplaced genomic scaffold, Afim_UVic_2022 Un_contig_9379_pilon_pilon, whole genome shotgun sequence, the genomic segment agggggtgaatacattttataggcattgtatataaACATATCTATATTATACCTTTTCATTTACAATCGCCTCCGATTGCACCTCCAGTGCAATCAGAGGTGATTGTAAATGAAAAGGTATATCTCCGACAataattttacttaattttttatttgtcaccaAGAGGCTCCAATTCATGCCCagtttagttttggttttttttaaaaaaagtgtttatgcCTTACCACATTGTACATAATATTGTGTAATACTGCATGGATTACTTCAGAAATATTGCATTTGAAGACAGTAGTGTATGGTATGGACTAGAAggaataacataaaaaaatactactgacaaatttcattatttttgttgtttattgtgttttttcctgaacAGCAGTACGAgcataatatttatatataaagcaGGTCCAAATATTGAAATAGAACAGCAGGTACAGCATATATATTAGTTGCTATAGTTCACTTATCAAGCAAATGTAGCCCAGTTTTAAGCTACACATGTGTTTTGATCTGCTATCCAACAGATTAATGATTTCTGGGAGACTGAAACATCAAAATTTACCCCCTGAATCAACAAAGCATGACTAACAacataataacacaaaatcTCAAATGCATAGTGAGAGTGATAAAGCCTATTTTGCTTTATTCAACCAGGTAGAGGTAAGGTAATTTAGAGCAGATACTATACGCATTatgtgctttaaaataaaaaccaaaaaccttATTTCCCATTTTATGTAATTACATTCCTGTTCacaaactgacttttttcacGCTGAGATAGAGGTGGTTGACATAGTCTTCTCCAGAGTGAATTAGGGCAAATGTAAAGAAGAAATCATATTACACATCATTTCTTAccaaaaatcaaaccaaacgTCAACAGAATATTTGAGGCTTTATATTTCTGAATATTAATTTGTAAGTTCACACGTTACAACATATCATTGGTAAAAGTGACTCAGGTGCTGCACGAgcaaagtatttattttgtatctatTATCTATTAACTTGAAATCATGTCTTTGGACTAGTGAAAGTACAAAGTTAGAATAACAAGAGGTAAAGAAGTATcaggacagaaacaaaaattgAATTGTACCTCTCAATTAATTTAAtgatacagtacatacagtaagTCATGGCAATATAAGACCATTGGATAAACATCTATCACTTTGCTTTATTCAACCAGGTAGAGGTAAGGTAATTTAGTGCAGATACTATACGCATTatgtgctttaaaataaaaaccaaaaaccgTATTTCCCATTTTATGTAATTACATTCCTGTTCacaaactgacttttttcacGCTGAGATAGAGCAAGATTTGCCACAGCGATTTGTAGGTCTACAGGTGGTTGACATAGTCTTCTCCAGAGTGAATTATCTGTTTCAGTGCAATCAGTATCAGGGTATCAATCTCATCCTCTGTTTCCATCTCTGAGTGGTAGTTCTTCACAGGAAAGATGCAGTTCTGTGTAAGGCCCAGCCGAACACTCAAGCTGTCTATCTAAAATTGAACAATGTTAAATACAAGGAATGAAAGTGCTGCTCAAAGGAGAAATTTGTGTTAGAATTAAAAAATGCTAAGCAAAATTAGAAGAACAACTCTCTTGAAACCCATAAAATCATCAATGGAAACCTACCCGTTCCTTCAGGCTCTTGCTCTTATTCACAttctttatattgtttttgacCTCTGGACAGGCTTCATCAATTTTGGTGAGGATCGCCAGTTGGGGAATCCCTGCCGATACAAAGCAGAATCAAATTCAATCAGGTTCATGTTTGTCAGGTTATTTGATATCATTTATGAACCCCAGAAGCTAATCCTTACCCATGGCTGCAGCTGCAAGTCGGACTTCCCTCATCTTTCCCAGAGATTCAACACTTAGTACATTTAATTTACTGGCATCGATGACACAAACCAGAACATGAACTTGGTCCTGTAGATTGGGGTTCTGGTTGTAGTGTTGATTATCCTCTGATATTGTAGAGCGAGGATCGAACTGGAAAACATTGTCGAAATAAGTCGAAGAATAAC encodes:
- the LOC129116985 gene encoding interferon-induced protein 44-like, whose translation is NKDKDLQFVKDYQPHNKGVQRLRVLLHGPVGAGKSSFINSVESVLQGRITGRALADATSEETFTAKHITYKFQKGEPGTFYPFSITDLMGLEQGTGRGVSVEDIKLAMEGHIKDGYNFDPRSTISEDNQHYNQNPNLQDQVHVLVCVIDASKLNVLSVESLGKMREVRLAAAAMGIPQLAILTKIDEACPEVKNNIKNVNKSKSLKERIDSLSVRLGLTQNCIFPVKNYHSEMETEDEIDTLILIALKQIIHSGEDYVNHL